Proteins from a genomic interval of Oncorhynchus nerka isolate Pitt River linkage group LG13, Oner_Uvic_2.0, whole genome shotgun sequence:
- the LOC115139788 gene encoding riboflavin kinase-like isoform X2, with product MKNLPYFCRGEVVRGFGRGSKELGILTANFTDSVVELLPGDISTGIYYGWACVDNGDIHKMVMSIGCNPYYNNAKKSMETHVIHTFKEDFYGQILSVVLVGYIRPERSYDSLDALIAAINHDIEEAKRKLDLPEHRKLKKDNFFIASASSSMTSSNKITKGH from the exons ATGAAGAATCTTCCTTATTTCTGCCGGGGGGAAGTCGTTCGAGGATTCGGACGAGGAAGCAAAGAACTAGGAATTCTCACAG CCAACTTCACAGACTCTGTGGTGGAGCTCCTGCCTGGCGACATCAGCACAGGAATCTACTATGGCTGGGCGTGCGTGGACAACGGAGACATCCACAAGATGGTGATGAGCATCGGCTGTAACCCTTACTACAACAACGCCAAGAAATCCATG GAGACTCATGTGATCCACACGTTTAAAGAAGATTTCTATGGCCAGATCCTCAGTGTAGTCCTGGTGGGATACATTCGTCCAGAGAGGAGCTATGACTCACTTG ATGCCCTTATAGCAGCGATCAACCATGACATTGAGGAGGCCAAAAGAAAGCTGGACCTCCCTGAACACCGCAAACTCAAAAAGGACAACTTCTTCATTGCCTCTGCCAGCTCGTCCATGACGTCGTCCAACAAGATCACGAAGGGCCACTGA
- the LOC115139788 gene encoding riboflavin kinase-like isoform X1 translates to MKNLPYFCRGEVVRGFGRGSKELGILTANFTDSVVELLPGDISTGIYYGWACVDNGDIHKMVMSIGCNPYYNNAKKSMETHVIHTFKEDFYGQILSVVLVGYIRPERSYDSLGKNALIAAINHDIEEAKRKLDLPEHRKLKKDNFFIASASSSMTSSNKITKGH, encoded by the exons ATGAAGAATCTTCCTTATTTCTGCCGGGGGGAAGTCGTTCGAGGATTCGGACGAGGAAGCAAAGAACTAGGAATTCTCACAG CCAACTTCACAGACTCTGTGGTGGAGCTCCTGCCTGGCGACATCAGCACAGGAATCTACTATGGCTGGGCGTGCGTGGACAACGGAGACATCCACAAGATGGTGATGAGCATCGGCTGTAACCCTTACTACAACAACGCCAAGAAATCCATG GAGACTCATGTGATCCACACGTTTAAAGAAGATTTCTATGGCCAGATCCTCAGTGTAGTCCTGGTGGGATACATTCGTCCAGAGAGGAGCTATGACTCACTTGGTAAGA ATGCCCTTATAGCAGCGATCAACCATGACATTGAGGAGGCCAAAAGAAAGCTGGACCTCCCTGAACACCGCAAACTCAAAAAGGACAACTTCTTCATTGCCTCTGCCAGCTCGTCCATGACGTCGTCCAACAAGATCACGAAGGGCCACTGA